AGCTAGAAACTTGCTAATCCTGTTATAATACCTGCACCCTGTTACTATTGACCTGTCCTCCAGTGTGCTATATATGTCTTAATTAGACTTCACACTCCACAGGATAGGTCTGATTCTAGTTTCATTTACATCAGTTTCACATTGGtgcaactgcattgacttcatgTTATTCCTGGTTTAGACCAGTGAGAAATCAGACGTGGGTCTGCTGTATTCTCTGGGTgagatcctggctccactgaagttaatgacaaaacgcccactgacttcagtggtgccaggatttcaccccatgtgttTAAGTGCCACATGCACATATGGGACTATATACATAAAGTTCTGCAGGACTTCGCTAGTTTCACTTTTTGTTGGAATGAGAAAACCACACTCTGAGACAAATGACCTCTTTCTATACATTGGACCAATTTCGGTACTTTTACAATTCTGAACTGGTGTCAATCCAGAGGAATTCCACGTAAATCAATACTCTGATTACGCTGCTGTAACTGAAAGGAGCCATGCATCAGTTCaaaatacagggccagattcattGGTATATTCTGCTACTTTGTGCTACtctggtgatgcaaagcagccACAAATCCAGTTTACCAGGCTGGCGTTAGCCAAGTTTGTCTTTGTTTTGTGACACCAGAGCATCCCAGAGCTGCTGGAGCATATTGGTGCATTTGTCCGACAGTCCATTAAATCATGGAAacaaaggaccagatcctcagctggcgtaaattggTGCATCTCCAAGTAAGTCGAAAGAATAATACCAGTTTGCACCAACTAAGGACCTAGCCTTTAAAACTTTAAACTCCAAAAGTGCATTGCACTAGGACACCACAATGTATATTGGATGCACTTCAGCTAGACAAATAAAGAAGGCTTTATTGCTTTATAGATTCAGCTGAACTGTGTTTGAAATGTAGAAAGACTGAGTGCTAAATTCTTAGCCCATTTTAACAGGGAGattagcttttatttttcttttgaataaatcACTGGACTTTATTTGGAAATGACTGCTGTTAACAGCATAGCCAATCCTTTTGGGTGCACTAAAGACTTTTCACTTTAAACTAGATAAGCTTAATTGGATAGTTTAAAAATCTTGGCTGGAAAAAGAGGttgtgagggggcagggggtggaaagCCTTTCAGATTGCAAAGCACATTGATGACAACTCCGTGCCTTTGTTTCCATTGCTCAGACACTAACACTGCCATGAAGAGGCTGTGCGCTGGCGACTTGCATACAAATGCCCTACTTTCTCTTAGCTGGATGTCTCTATCCAGCACTGGTGCAATGTCATGTTATGCACCTTGCTTTAGGTGCAGTGATGCACCCAAAAGgtgatttaggatttttttttcttgccacaaGTCGATTAGCATGTAATGTATCAGATCTCTTAGCATAAAGCCACTCTTCCAGTCCGCCCTCCCTGCCAGCCAGTCCTTACCTGCCATGAGGAGAAAAAGGATGCTGGGCTGAGTAACTGAGGGTTAGTGGGGTGTCTGCCTCCCATCAATTCATCGGTGCAGACATCGCAGCCTTCGGCATCTCGCCAGTCCCAGTAAGGGATGGTGAAGTTCTCATCTCCTGTGATCTTCTGGATCTCATGTTCCCACAGCAGCAAGAACAGCCGATGCCAAGGTAGAAAACCTGGGGCTTCATGGGCAAAATCAATATCCCTCCATACGCTTGACCCACCTAGCAAGGTGTCATGAGAGACGTAGTAATGCATCCAGACGAAGAGGTCGTAAATGTTGATGTTCCTGAACATGGGGGTCGAGCCATTGTTCATCTGAGCATAGGTGCCACTGGCAATGACGTAGTCCTGGCTAGGGGTGTGCTTTGCCAAGTTGAGGTAGGCAAGGAACTTATTCTTCTCTCTGCTACTCAGCTGGAAGATGCTTCTTCTCATGAGCATCCTCCTATTGGCACAGTTGGGCCCTGAGAAGCCAAACCTGCACTCCCCGCAGTTGAATCCCATAAAGTTGCTGTTGCATTGGCATGTCCTGTTATAAAACACAGCAGGCCAGTCCTCTCTGTCGTCCACCCCTGTGAAGGGGAACTGCGGCCCGAGTGGGGCACGGGACAGAAGGATCTCCTGGCAGGAGCCCCTGCCAGAGAGTTCTCCACAAGGGGACCCGTCCCCAGCCCACAGTGGGCAACATTCCTTCCTCAGCAGGCTCTCTGAAGATGCACAGGCTCGGGGGAACTGCCCGGATGAAGGCTGTAGAATCCCCAGCAGGGTACCCAGGGCCAAGAGACACATCTTCACACAACAGCAGGCAACCTTCAGTGCTGTGGCTCAGTGCATGAATAGATCTAACCCCTGCCACAGTCCTGCATATGAAAGAAATTTTTCCCCTCCAGTGGGAAAGTTTCactcctgactttttttttttttttttcttaaccgtGCACCCTTCAATCTCCTTCGCCATCTACTACACGTACACACAATTCTTTGTTAATCTGATTATCACATGTTCTGGGTGAAATCCAAGTGACTTATTTTCCCCTGGCCCTTTAGTGTTCAACATACACAGACTTATTATAAGCAGTTATCTTCTGCCTGTCACATGACCCTTTTCCTCTGGCAACTGTAGACCAAGTAAAACTTGGATACAGAAATAGTGACAGCCGTTTTAATTCCTTGTTTGCTTATGTGCATTAGAATAatgatttggtttaaaaaaaaatagacaaagtCTGTTGAATTAAATAAGCATAGCAAATCTCTGGAttgaaataaactttattaatttatttttaatctatccCCCTCAGTCTGAGACTCATAAAATGACCCTATTAAAATGAGGTCAAAGAGAGTGTGAAAGTAGGATCCAGTGCAGAATTAAGGGTTTGGTTTTGGTGACATGTTCAGACTGAAAACACTTCTCTTCCTCCTAGCCTGGTTCACTGCAGAATAACTTCACAGCATCCCTTCTCTGACAGAAGGTTCCATTATAAACTTTTAGGGGCAGGTCCTCATCCAGTAGCTATATCAGTGCAGCTATGACAGTTAACACCAGCCCAGGACATGCTTCCTGGCTTCCTCCATTAGTAAAACATTGTAGTAGGGAAATGACAGGGAGAAAATTGCAGGGGAGAGAGTCAACCTGGAACAGCGCTGCAGCCATCCATCCCCTGATCTGGAAAAGGGACCATGATttcccctgggagggagtttgcagaCACTGGCTCTACATGTTGTAACTGATGTTACGTTGGCTGTGTTCCAGACTATCCACAACCCCTTTCTTCTTCTCCGCTGGCCTAAGCAGAGCCTAGCTGTGCTGCACGCAGGGTGTGGGAGTGCACCTCTCTGCCTGCTTTGCAGCAGCACTGCAGTCATTCCACTGTGTGTGGATGGGGGGAGCCTTCCACTGCCCCTAAGTTGCTGGGTGAATTGCACATTTAGAAATTTCCCTCCGTCTTGTCTTTTGTGAAACTGGGGTTTCTGTTGTTgagggacattttttttaaaagcaggggGATGGGATTACCATTGACTGAGGATTGCTGAGAGTTTCCTTGTGGCTGGACCATCAGCCAGGCAAGGGGAGGGAGAGCTTGCCTGGGAAATGTTGCCTTTTGCTGGAATCAGCAGGTCATCACATGATCCTGCTGAGGAGCACGAGGTGCCTTAATCCTGTTGCCGTCTATGCTCCAGCAATGCAGACAGATTATCACAGGGTCTCCTTGGGCTCGGGGCCTGCGGCTTGGGGTTGCTTTTTTAATTGCTTCTAACCCCACTGACGTTTATCGTGCTCTCTCCGTTAttcatctctttcctttctcGTGCTAGGCTTGTTGTACATTGCATGACAGAACTCCCACCTATTTAGTTTTCGGTGTCCGGATGCTTAGGAAACACGTGCAATTCCATGTCTTTAACTAGCTCTGCTAGGTTCGCTGGTGTAGAGCCAGATAATTGAGAAGAGACACAGAAAGCCAggcaggaggggggctggggaaggCTCTGGCTGGACGTTTCACATTGAAGCGCAGAgaggtgcgcacacacacacacgtgtgtgtacACATGCTTACTTTAGGGATAATGCTATTTTTCGTATTCTAATGGAGTTCCTTGTTCAGTGGTCAGAAAAAAGGTGAATCTGAGGCTTTACCACTGTCCCCTGACACCACGTTtctgaaacagctgatttgcaggAGACTCCGTGGCGCAGTTTAGGCCCCAATGGGACAAGTTATAAacatgtctctctccccaacagaagctgatccaataaaatatattacctcgcCTACCTTATCTCACATTGAATCaatggcaggatcagggctagAAGGCGGATTTCTGGTCCCATGCTGTAACCTCTAAGCCGTGCCACCCCTATAGCTGTCATATGCTGCTCTCTGAATTAATGATGTGAGCCATACTGTTAAAAATCAAATTGCACAATCAAAATACAGAACTATAGAGATTGCACAAGAAGTCACAGTGATGTGCAGAAATAGCTCTTGATTCCCTCTGATTTTCAAATCTGTCCAGTGTGCTTTCAGCCCATTCTACTTCCTTTAagggagaaaatgaaaatatatttctcatTCAGAAAAGGTCAGTGAAAATAATTTCAGCTCCAAACTGCTGACGTTGCAGTAGTTCTTTTCTCGGTTTCACGTTTCTAGTAAAATTACTATATGTTCTTAAAGCCTTTTAACCTGTGTGTCACTGTGCTGATGCGATCTCTTAAAATGctctttttaaaaggtttttaggCAATTCTGTGCCTTAAAGTTTTAATTGTCTCCTTGGGAGCTAAATAAATCAATCTGGGATAGTGAAAGGGGGCTGGGAATCACTCTTGCAGTTGCAAAGGTTTTTATCACTGATAATATTTCAGCATAATGTTGGATAAAGGGATGTCAGAAGAACTCAAATGGCTTAGAGAAAGTTAGTGCAGACCAAGTACAGTAGAAAGAAGAATCACATGGGAAAAGAGTTGAAGATGTGGCATAAGTAAAAGGAATTCTtaggtaatgtctacactacacagcttttagcaacatggctgtgtcaccacagctgtgctgctaaaagtTGCACAGTGTAGTCGCGGTTTGTcggcgctcctgccgacaaaaaacttccacccacAACGAGCGGCATCCGCGTTGTcacaggagagcgctcctgctgacaatgtgctgttcacactggcacttgtcgcagcaaaacttttgtctttcgggggaaggggttaacacctctgaaagacacaagttttgtcgttcagttgccagtgtagacatagccttaggaagGAGCAAAAGGCAGAGGGAAAGAGTGGGAAGGACAGCATGAGATAACATAAATAGGTCCAAATTGTGCTGTCTGTTGCACAGGTGCTACTCCCTATTGGCTAGATTCTGTACCCTTACTCAGTTTTGGAGGACTcacagatggtcccttctggctttatagtctgaccccctgtacattgcaggccatggaaccttgcccacccactcctgtaatagacctataatctctggctgagttactgaagtcctcaaattatgatTTTAAGACTTCAAGTTAGAGACTCCACCATTCATACTAATTTAAAcatgcaagtgacctgtgccaaggaaactgcagaggaaatgaaaaaaaacccagggtctctgccagtttGACTcaagggaaaattctttcccaactccaaatatggcaatcagttagacgctgagcatgtgggcaagacccaccagccagacacctgggcaagatttctctgtagtaactcaaagtCCTCCCCATCTAGCGTCCCATTACTGGCCAGCGGAGATACtggctgctagcagtcacag
The DNA window shown above is from Trachemys scripta elegans isolate TJP31775 chromosome 1, CAS_Tse_1.0, whole genome shotgun sequence and carries:
- the TYR gene encoding tyrosinase isoform X2: MCLLALGTLLGILQPSSGQFPRACASSESLLRKECCPLWAGDGSPCGELSGRGSCQEILLSRAPLGPQFPFTGVDDREDWPAVFYNRTCQCNSNFMGFNCGECRFGFSGPNCANRRMLMRRSIFQLSSREKNKFLAYLNLAKHTPSQDYVIASGTYAQMNNGSTPMFRNINIYDLFVWMHYYVSHDTLLGGSSVWRDIDFAHEAPGFLPWHRLFLLLWEHEIQKITGDENFTIPYWDWRDAEGCDVCTDELMGGRHPTNPQLLSPASFFSSWQVICSLSEEYNSRQALCNATNEGPILRNPGNHDKTRTPRLPSSAEVEFCLTLTQYESGSMDKLANFSFRNTLEGFANPKTGIANVSQSSLHNALHIYMNGSMSQVQGSANDPIFILHHAFVDSIFEQWLRRHRPLRDVYPAANAPIGHNREYYMVPFIPLYRNGEFFTPSRELGYDYEYLADPVDSFQDFLIPYLEQARQIWQWLIGAAVVGGIITALITGLIVLGCRKKRRGSTAETQPLLMESEDDHNLSYQSNL
- the TYR gene encoding tyrosinase isoform X1 is translated as MCLLALGTLLGILQPSSGQFPRACASSESLLRKECCPLWAGDGSPCGELSGRGSCQEILLSRAPLGPQFPFTGVDDREDWPAVFYNRTCQCNSNFMGFNCGECRFGFSGPNCANRRMLMRRSIFQLSSREKNKFLAYLNLAKHTPSQDYVIASGTYAQMNNGSTPMFRNINIYDLFVWMHYYVSHDTLLGGSSVWRDIDFAHEAPGFLPWHRLFLLLWEHEIQKITGDENFTIPYWDWRDAEGCDVCTDELMGGRHPTNPQLLSPASFFSSWQVICSLSEEYNSRQALCNATNEGPILRNPGNHDKTRTPRLPSSAEVEFCLTLTQYESGSMDKLANFSFRNTLEGFANPKTGIANVSQSSLHNALHIYMNGSMSQVQGSANDPIFILHHAFVDSIFEQWLRRHRPLRDVYPAANAPIGHNREYYMVPFIPLYRNGEFFTPSRELGYDYEYLADPDVDSFQDFLIPYLEQARQIWQWLIGAAVVGGIITALITGLIVLGCRKKRRGSTAETQPLLMESEDDHNLSYQSNL